One segment of Anatilimnocola aggregata DNA contains the following:
- a CDS encoding CAP domain-containing protein, whose product MKRLAWALVLVTTGVAAAQQAAPQNKTDNAKATQEGVGASGKDTQSQTKAKTVSATTSTPTTAAGTKEANLAEAKKQAKQPVVLHQHPTMVTMLQRSNGIRGRVGLRGHRLNPALCRAAQNHAEYMASTGSFSHDTNGGYVGRARRFGFRGGVRENIGWNYATIDQAFVGWQNSGGHYSAIVSGTTDAGFGYARSANGQTYWVSVYGAATAEDEADYATVLKKDAEKAAAEKAVSADADESETAEKTQTKVAPMIDDKTGA is encoded by the coding sequence ATGAAGCGATTGGCATGGGCATTGGTTTTGGTCACCACGGGTGTTGCAGCTGCACAGCAAGCTGCCCCGCAAAACAAAACCGACAACGCCAAGGCGACGCAAGAAGGCGTCGGGGCGAGTGGTAAGGACACCCAAAGCCAAACGAAGGCAAAGACGGTCTCTGCGACAACCAGCACACCAACGACCGCAGCAGGAACCAAAGAAGCAAATCTGGCGGAAGCGAAGAAACAGGCCAAGCAGCCCGTTGTCTTGCATCAACATCCGACGATGGTCACCATGCTGCAGCGCAGCAACGGTATTCGGGGCCGAGTTGGCCTCCGCGGCCATCGCCTGAATCCGGCTCTCTGCCGGGCGGCCCAGAATCACGCCGAGTACATGGCGTCGACGGGCAGCTTCAGCCACGACACCAACGGCGGCTACGTGGGACGTGCACGCCGGTTCGGCTTCCGGGGCGGCGTTCGCGAGAACATCGGCTGGAACTATGCCACCATCGACCAGGCCTTTGTTGGCTGGCAAAACAGTGGCGGCCACTACTCGGCCATTGTGAGCGGCACCACCGATGCCGGTTTTGGTTACGCCCGCTCTGCTAACGGCCAAACCTATTGGGTCAGCGTGTACGGCGCGGCCACGGCCGAAGACGAAGCCGATTACGCCACCGTGCTGAAGAAGGACGCAGAAAAAGCTGCGGCCGAGAAGGCAGTTTCCGCCGATGCCGACGAGTCGGAAACGGCCGAGAAGACCCAGACCAAGGTCGCGCCCATGATTGACGACAAGACCGGAGCCTAA